The proteins below come from a single Eucalyptus grandis isolate ANBG69807.140 chromosome 3, ASM1654582v1, whole genome shotgun sequence genomic window:
- the LOC104438580 gene encoding disease resistance protein RUN1 isoform X2, whose product MKKGKDSIDATEKGRDMALGTNYADVYLSFRGADTSSVFVEFLCHSLSDAGICFFKDNEELPRGEEIGQELLRAINRARIYIPIFSRSYAYSARCLRELAAMVENNEKSDDGKTIIPIFYDVERRDVWLITSQYGNALLQHEEIYMFEEVRAWRHALKKVGSLRGWDTRSSSTSHIVREVTGIVVKLKFPKKDEAKEGIDKQVEDMMDLLDLEVSDVRIVGIWGKGGVGKTTLAKVIYEQISSQFDSCSFLADIETTVKQLGGFQLLQSKLMCDILNREYEVDQVAKGVDFLKGILRNMKVLIVLDAVEVQSHLHKIVGEKLDWFGDGSRIIITTSVKSVLPEFISQGLAHAYGINVMNNDQALELFRKHALRKNLPIPDFDEIAIGIINSVNGIPLLVEVIGSLLSRKVVEEWTALKELILQSGPHIEMILMASYKELTKEQGEILLDIACLPADVDCRIVSFMWHDLNIAPSDGVDALHAMSLVKIGNDNELVMHRLLREFGQQIIRKEEDLYPGTRGRLCNLDLA is encoded by the exons atgaagaaagggaaagacTCAATAGATGCAACAGAAAAGGGCAGAGACATGGCCTTGGGTACCAACTACGCTGATGTGTACTTGAGTTTCAGAGGAGCCGACACTAGCTCTGTATTTGTTGAATTCCTTTGCCATAGCTTGTCTGATGCTGGAATCTGCTTCTTCAAAGACAACGAAGAGCTTCCACGCGGTGAAGAAATTGGTCAGGAGCTGCTGAGAGCAATCAACAGAGCCAGGATCtacatccccatcttctccAGGAGCTATGCTTACAGTGCGCGGTGTCTCCGGGAGCTTGCCGCAATGGTGGAGAACAATGAAAAGTCAGATGATGGGAAAACAATCATCCCCATATTCTACGACGTGGAACGTCGGGATGTTTGGCTTATAACCTCTCAGTACGGCAATGCCCTATTGCAACATGAGGAGATATATATGTTCGAGGAAGTAAGAGCATGGAGACATGCTCTCAAAAAGGTTGGTTCATTACGTGGATGGGACACAAGATCTAGCAG TACGTCTCACATAGTCAGAGAAGTCACAGGAATTGTGGTCAAGCTGAAG TTCCCAAAGAAAGATGAAGCAAAAGAGGGAATTGACAAACAAGTTGAGGACATGATGGACTTACTTGATTTAGAAGTCAGTGATGTACGAATAGTTGGAATCTGGGGTAAGGGTGGGGTTGGCAAGACGACTCTTGCCAAGGTCATTTATGAGCAAATTTCCTCTCAGTTCGACAGTTGTAGTTTCCTTGCAGATATTGAGACAACAGTGAAACAACTTGGAGGTTTTCAGCTTTTACAAAGCAAGTTGATGTGTGATATCCTAAACAGAGAATACGAGGTTGATCAAGTTGCGAAAGGAGttgattttttaaaaggaatatTACGGAATATGAAAGTTCTAATCGTTCTTGATGCTGTGGAGGTACAGTCGCATCTCCACAAAATTGTTGGAGAGAAGCTTGATTGGTTTGGTGATGGATCTAGGATAATTATCACCACTAGTGTCAAATCTGTTCTTCCAGAGTTCATATCTCAAGGGTTAGCTCATGCGTATGGTATCAACGTGATGAATAATGATCAAGCTCTTGAGCTTTTCAGAAAGCATGCACTGCGGAAAAATCTTCCAATTCcagattttgatgaaattgcaaTAGGTATAATCAACTCTGTGAATGGGATCCCATTACTTGTTGAAGTAATTGGTTCACTCTTGTCCAGAAAAGTAGTAGAAGAATGGACTGCACTTAAGGAGCTAATTTTGCAATCTGGCCCGCATattgaaatgattttgatgGCTAGTTATAAAGAATTGACCAAAGAGCAAGGAGAGATACTTCTTGATATTGCATGCCTCCCTGCTGATGTGGATTGTCGAATTGTTTCATTTATGTGGCATGATCTCAATATCGCCCCCTCAGATGGAGTTGATGCGCTCCATGCCATGTCTCTGgtaaaaattggaaatgataATGAATTAGTGATGCACAGGCTGTTAAGGGAGTTTGGCCAACAAATCATACGAAAAGAGGAAGATCTATATCCAGGAACGCGAGGCAGGTTATGCAATTTGGATTTGGCCTGA
- the LOC104438580 gene encoding disease resistance protein RUN1 isoform X1 — protein MKKGKDSIDATEKGRDMALGTNYADVYLSFRGADTSSVFVEFLCHSLSDAGICFFKDNEELPRGEEIGQELLRAINRARIYIPIFSRSYAYSARCLRELAAMVENNEKSDDGKTIIPIFYDVERRDVWLITSQYGNALLQHEEIYMFEEVRAWRHALKKVGSLRGWDTRSSSTSHIVREVTGIVVKLKKFPKKDEAKEGIDKQVEDMMDLLDLEVSDVRIVGIWGKGGVGKTTLAKVIYEQISSQFDSCSFLADIETTVKQLGGFQLLQSKLMCDILNREYEVDQVAKGVDFLKGILRNMKVLIVLDAVEVQSHLHKIVGEKLDWFGDGSRIIITTSVKSVLPEFISQGLAHAYGINVMNNDQALELFRKHALRKNLPIPDFDEIAIGIINSVNGIPLLVEVIGSLLSRKVVEEWTALKELILQSGPHIEMILMASYKELTKEQGEILLDIACLPADVDCRIVSFMWHDLNIAPSDGVDALHAMSLVKIGNDNELVMHRLLREFGQQIIRKEEDLYPGTRGRLCNLDLA, from the exons atgaagaaagggaaagacTCAATAGATGCAACAGAAAAGGGCAGAGACATGGCCTTGGGTACCAACTACGCTGATGTGTACTTGAGTTTCAGAGGAGCCGACACTAGCTCTGTATTTGTTGAATTCCTTTGCCATAGCTTGTCTGATGCTGGAATCTGCTTCTTCAAAGACAACGAAGAGCTTCCACGCGGTGAAGAAATTGGTCAGGAGCTGCTGAGAGCAATCAACAGAGCCAGGATCtacatccccatcttctccAGGAGCTATGCTTACAGTGCGCGGTGTCTCCGGGAGCTTGCCGCAATGGTGGAGAACAATGAAAAGTCAGATGATGGGAAAACAATCATCCCCATATTCTACGACGTGGAACGTCGGGATGTTTGGCTTATAACCTCTCAGTACGGCAATGCCCTATTGCAACATGAGGAGATATATATGTTCGAGGAAGTAAGAGCATGGAGACATGCTCTCAAAAAGGTTGGTTCATTACGTGGATGGGACACAAGATCTAGCAG TACGTCTCACATAGTCAGAGAAGTCACAGGAATTGTGGTCAAGCTGAAG AAGTTCCCAAAGAAAGATGAAGCAAAAGAGGGAATTGACAAACAAGTTGAGGACATGATGGACTTACTTGATTTAGAAGTCAGTGATGTACGAATAGTTGGAATCTGGGGTAAGGGTGGGGTTGGCAAGACGACTCTTGCCAAGGTCATTTATGAGCAAATTTCCTCTCAGTTCGACAGTTGTAGTTTCCTTGCAGATATTGAGACAACAGTGAAACAACTTGGAGGTTTTCAGCTTTTACAAAGCAAGTTGATGTGTGATATCCTAAACAGAGAATACGAGGTTGATCAAGTTGCGAAAGGAGttgattttttaaaaggaatatTACGGAATATGAAAGTTCTAATCGTTCTTGATGCTGTGGAGGTACAGTCGCATCTCCACAAAATTGTTGGAGAGAAGCTTGATTGGTTTGGTGATGGATCTAGGATAATTATCACCACTAGTGTCAAATCTGTTCTTCCAGAGTTCATATCTCAAGGGTTAGCTCATGCGTATGGTATCAACGTGATGAATAATGATCAAGCTCTTGAGCTTTTCAGAAAGCATGCACTGCGGAAAAATCTTCCAATTCcagattttgatgaaattgcaaTAGGTATAATCAACTCTGTGAATGGGATCCCATTACTTGTTGAAGTAATTGGTTCACTCTTGTCCAGAAAAGTAGTAGAAGAATGGACTGCACTTAAGGAGCTAATTTTGCAATCTGGCCCGCATattgaaatgattttgatgGCTAGTTATAAAGAATTGACCAAAGAGCAAGGAGAGATACTTCTTGATATTGCATGCCTCCCTGCTGATGTGGATTGTCGAATTGTTTCATTTATGTGGCATGATCTCAATATCGCCCCCTCAGATGGAGTTGATGCGCTCCATGCCATGTCTCTGgtaaaaattggaaatgataATGAATTAGTGATGCACAGGCTGTTAAGGGAGTTTGGCCAACAAATCATACGAAAAGAGGAAGATCTATATCCAGGAACGCGAGGCAGGTTATGCAATTTGGATTTGGCCTGA
- the LOC104438578 gene encoding disease resistance protein RUN1 — MAVVEVGTAVVEVGMAAAVTEVAQAQAAAVEAAAVVAATELPPSSSQAPSSISTPPRINYKVFLSFRGPDTRKGFADCLYTRLSNAGIIVFRDDNELDPGEDIPVALVQSIKQSEISIPIISQNYASSKSCLMELAQMVDCKEEDAQLIMPIFYDVSPTDLKNQRGRVGESFRHHEDRKIDRKVIDKWKQALGKIAEIKGYDLQNSSKGYGELTEEIVSYVLEVLKMNDLIVRDGLVDMEPHVREVMKKLGVIYVNEQATGVYDKDVRVLGICGMPGIGKTTLAKVVYNKIHHLFQRCSFLSNIRENGASDRLKGLQEQLISDLQRKKRQSLGTLDRMTNVIKSSFSGMKVLILLDDVHNFDQIEHLVKDLSWFGPGSRILMTVGNSDVLDGYKDGMADKYEVGEMETHQALKLFHMHAFGGYTREEKDKYDSLSRDIVDTIKGIPLAIELAASYLHKHKGDSQKWLRKLENLKRKPEYRVQKLFELSYGSLDEDTQNIFLDIACFFIGTDERIPPYMWHAYDYDLSGIMILRDMSLVKIGENNEIWMHDQLREFGREIVRKEDSYEPHNRSRLWNHKEALSTLKGEQLYFSSSTIKVEALGLTFDKGQGECIGSEGFSRLVHLRFLSLDQATVGGSSHNVLSNLRWLDWQGCSQISELLIFHLEKLVILDLSHSEFTGNSQVWGQILKKAKILQVLNLSSCQSLNAFPDFRALMNLERLVLERCSMLPGFGQLVGNLEKLVSLNLRFCKSVTALPQELCDLKALEELLIDGTAIKEIDFKQASMKELKVLSACQCKSLVHISDSIGQLESLLHLRLDGAAIFSLPVSIGSLKELRSLLLGNCQNLSQLPYSIKNLKSLEVMDLSSTKIARLPRHVEFLENMKVLKMKRTHLREFPKDIKNLKKLEEIDLSQCSNLKGQIHCDIRGFSSLKILRLSSTKISGLPWSDGRFCDQKPVSLVSHLQQLDLSECDRLRALQRLPFSLSILRWGSKKLRTVPDLSYLRNLKELYLGDNLGYPTDPMQKSSSEPPQIGWLIRLENLEILELCLLKITTLPENFSELQLRKLVLHYFDLLDLRQLPSSLSVLCLQHCKIEDSQFSMISGLSELELKHCRLAEIAETISLGDLSRLELLKISDCNVRTLDGLENLTRFRKLTLDNCCSLTGLPDQTNHTFEIDKYNFPEE, encoded by the exons ATGGCGGTGGTGGAGGTGGGGACAGCAGTGGTGGAGGTGGGGATGGCAGCGGCAGTGACTGAGGTGGCGCAGGCACAGGCGGCAGCGGTGGAGGCGGCAGCGGTGGTTGCGGCAACGGAGCTGCCTCCATCGTCATCGCAGGCGCCATCATCCATCTCTACCCCACCAAGAATCAATTACAaagtgttcttgagttttagaggtcCTGATACTCGCAAGGGATTTGCAGATTGCCTCTACACCAGACTGTCTAATGCAGGGATCATTGTCTTTAGAGACGATAATGAGCTTGATCCTGGAGAAGATATCCCTGTTGCATTGGTTCAATCCATAAAGCAATCCGAGATATCAATACCTATTATCTCCCAGAATTATGCATCGAGTAAGAGTTGTCTCATGGAGCTGGCCCAAATGGTGGACTGCAAAGAAGAAGACGCTCAACTGatcatgcccattttctatgatgttagCCCCACTGATTTAAAAAACCAACGTGGACGAGTTGGGGAGTCCTTCCGTCATCACGAGGACCGTAAAATTGACCGCAAGGTCATTGATAAATGGAAGCAGGCTCTCGGAAAGATTGCTGAGATTAAGGGGTATGATCTGCAGAATTCAAGCAAAGG TTATGGTGAACTCACAGAGGAAATTGTCTCATATGTTCTAGAGGtgttgaaaatgaatgatttaataGTGAGGGACGGTTTGGTGGACATGGAACCCCACGTACGGGAGGTTATGAAAAAGCTTGGTGTCATCTATGTCAATGAGCAGGCAACCGGAGTATATGACAAAGATGTACGTGTACTTGGAATATGCGGCATGCCAGGGATTGGCAAGACTACCCTTGCAAAGGTTGTGTACAacaaaatccatcatctctTTCAACGTTGtagttttctttccaatattcGAGAAAATGGTGCATCCGATAGACTCAAGGGCCTACAAGAACAATTAATCTCAGACCTCCAAAGGAAGAAACGTCAAAGTCTAGGAACCCTTGACCGAATGACTAATGTCATAAAAAGTTCATTTAGCGGAATGAAAGTTCTCATTCTCCTTGATGATGTGCATAATTTTGACCAAATCGAACATTTAGTCAAGGATCTAAGTTGGTTTGGCCCTGGAAGCAGGATTCTCATGACAGTTGGAAATAGTGATGTTCTTGATGGTTACAAAGATGGAATGGCTGATAAGTATGAGGTTGGAGAAATGGAGACTCATCAAGctcttaaactttttcacatGCATGCTTTTGGCGGGTATACTCGTGAAGAAAAGGATAAGTATGATTCTCTGTCCAGAGACATTGTTGACACTATCAAAGGCATTCCTTTGGCTATTGAATTAGCAGCTTCATACTTGCATAAGCATAAGGGGGACAGCCAAAAATGGCTACGTAAATTGGAAAACTTAAAAAGGAAGCCAGAATATCGtgtccaaaaattatttgagttaAGCTATGGCTCTTTGGATGAAGACACGCAAAATATATTCCTTGATATAgcatgttttttcattggaaCGGATGAGAGAATTCCCCCATACATGTGGCACGCATATGACTACGATCTAAGCGGAATCATGATTCTCCGTGACATGAGTTTGGtcaaaataggagaaaataatgaaatatggatgcatgatcaactaaGAGAGTTTGGCAGGGAAATTGTTAGGAAAGAAGATTCCTATGAGCCTCACAATCGCAGTAGGTTATGGAATCACAAAGAAGCACTTTCCACGCTTAAGGGAGAGCAGCTATACTTTTCAAGC AGTACTATAAAGGTGGAAGCCCTTGGTCTCACATTTGATAAGGGACAAGGGGAATGTATTGGATCTGAAGGATTTAGCCGTCTAGTGCACTTGAGGTTCTTGAGTTTGGACCAGGCTACTGTTGGAGGGAGTTCTCACAATGTTCTTTCAAATTTAAGGTGGCTTGATTGGCAAGGGTGCAGCCAGATCTCTGAATTACTTATTTTCCATTTGGAGAAACTGGTCATTCTTGATCTATCTCACAGTGAGTTCACTGGAAATTCACAAGTATGGGGACAAATCCTGAAG AAGGCAAAGATattgcaagttttgaacctaAGTAGCTGTCAAAGTCTGAATGCATTTCCAGACTTCCGTGCTTTGATGAATTTAGAGAGATTAGTCCTGGAACGTTGTTCCATGTTACCTGGATTTGGTCAATTGGTAGGTaatctagaaaaattagtctCCTTAAATCTTAGGTTCTGCAAATCCGTCACAGCCTTGCCGCAAGAACTGTGTGATTTGAAAGCTTTGGAAGAACTTCTGATTGATGGAACTGCCATTAAAGAGATTGATTTCAAACAAGCCTCCATGAAGGAACTTAAGGTTCTGAGCGCTTGCCAATGTAAAAGTTTGGTTCATATATCAGACTCTATTGGCCAATTGGAATCTCTTTTGCATCTTCGACTGGATGGTGCCGCTATTTTTAGCCTACCAGTCTCTATTGGATCCTTAAAGGAACTTCGGAGCCTGCTTCTAGGAAATTGTCAGAATTTATCTCAGCTTCCTTATTCCATTAAGAATCTAAAGTCGCTAGAAGTCATGGATCTATCAAGCACCAAGATTGCTAGATTACCTAGGCATGTCgagtttttggaaaatatgaaagtgctgaagatgaagagaacTCACTTAAGAGAATTCCCCaaagatataaaaaatcttaaaaagcTGGAAGAGATAGATCTTTCGCAATGCAGTAATCTGAAGGGGCAGATTCACTGTGATATCAGAGGATTTTCCTCTCTGAAAATTTTGAGATTATCATCTACGAAGATTTCTGGCCTACCCTGGAGTGATGGCAGGTTTTGTGACCAAAAACCCGTTTCATTGGTCTCTCATCTCCAGCAACTAGATTTAAGTGAATGTGACCGACTTCGGGCTTTGCAAAGACTTCCGTTTAGTTTAAGCATTCTTCGCTGGGGATCCAAAAAATTGAGGACAGTGCCAGACCTTTCTTACTTGAGAAACCTGAAAGAGCTGTACTTGGGTGATAACTTGGGTTATCCTACTGATCCAATGCAGAAGTCTTCCTCTGAGCCACCACAAATTGGATGGTTAATAAGACTAGAGAATCTAGAAATCTTGGAGTTGTGCCTCTTAAAAATAACCACGCTACCAGAAAATTTCAGTGAACTTCAACTTAGAAAACTTGTTTTGCACTACTTCGACTTGCTTGACCTCCGACAGCTACCTTCTAGCTTATCAGTATTGTGCCTTCAGCACTGTAAGATTGAAGATTCACAATTTTCTATGATTAGCGGTCTGTCTGAATTAGAACTCAAACACTGTCGCTTGGCAGAGATTGCGGAGACTATAAGTCTTGGAGATTTGAGTCGATTGGAACTTCTGAAAATATCAGACTGCAATGTACGGACACTTGATGGGCTGGAAAATTTGACTCGTTTCAGAAAGCTTACTTTAGACAACTGCTGTTCATTGACCGGATTACCagatcaaacaaatcatacatTTGAAATCGATAAGTACAATTTCCCAGAAGAATAA